Below is a genomic region from Brassica oleracea var. oleracea cultivar TO1000 chromosome C9, BOL, whole genome shotgun sequence.
ACCGTACCATACAAACATGGTAGGATGAACCAAGTCGCAAAACAACTTAATTTGGAAACATAACTTAAATGAACGTTACCTCGAAATTGAATTTAATTATTGAAGTTGAATCGTAAAATGTTTTGTTGTGTTACCTGTTAATAACATCATCTTGTTCCTTGGCCAGTTTCTTCTGATGAGAAAGTTCAGCGTCCAGTTTCTTGCTCTTATCTTCATTTTCATCGGTATTTTTGATCTCTCTTTCCATCTGTGATGATTCAAGTTCTGTGATTCTTGTGTGCAGCTCCTTATTTTCTTCTCTAAGATGGTCAATCTCTTCATTCAACTTATTCCTCTCTTTATCTGTTTCTTGTTCCACACTCCTCCCTTGCATATCTTTCTCTGTAACTTGTTCGACTTTCTTGTTCCGCAAGGATTCAAGCTCATGTTTCAAACTACTTACCTGATCCATCAAGCCGTTTACACGTTCTTTGTCCTCAACTCTCTTGACTTGAAAGCTTCCAGTCAATTCCGCGTTCCTCTCGCGGAGAAAACCAATCTCCTGCTCCAAGTTTCTCAACTGGCACTTCAAATCTTCAATCCTCGACGTTAAACCTAACTCACTCTTCCCAAACTTGTTCACAAGTGTCGATATCTCATCTCCTGTTTCTTTCAAAACCAGTTTCAAACCGGAGATCTGAGACCTAAGCCCTTTGTTCATCTCTCCTAGCTGCTTACTTTCGCCAGCTTTCATCTCAATCTCTTCTTCCAAATCTCCCTTACGACGATCACACTCAGCTTTCGCCTCTCCTAGCTCTCGCTCTAGCTCCTTCACGCGTAAAGCCAGTGCATGTTCTTTCTCTTCAGCCTCGTTCCTCAATGCTTCAAGCTTGCTTCCTTGCTCAACAAGATTCTCTATATCTTCCGATGAAGCAACGCGCGATTGCACTTTACTTCTGCCGCCGCTTCTTGTCGGATCCAAATCTTGTTGAAAATCATCAATGGAAGAATAAAGAGATTGACAATGCTCTTGGAGATCGGTAGCAATCGCTAGAAGCTCTCTCTTTGAATCTCTTGGGATCTTGTTTTTGTTTTGGAGGAATTTTAGAAGTCTTGACACTTTCTTCTCAACTTCTGTAGAGACAACAAAAGAACTAACCAAACCCTTACATAAACAATTTTCAAAGAACTAAAACAAACATTTTCATTGAGCATTTTATTCAAACAAATCTTACCTGTTTTTGCTTGCTCCATTTCCAAGAAGTTAAAATAAACTCTCAGGATGCTTGTTATTGTCTCTGCATTTGAAAGTGCAATAAAGATTATCGATCCAAACAAAACCCAGGAAGAAGAGAAAAAAAATTCCTACAAAATCACAATGAAGAAAACATTTTTTTTTTCCAACGTATGCATTGCTTTGAGCAATAACGTGTAGATAATGTAGTACTCGTTTTGAATTACTTTTTCCTCCAGGACATGCATGAATCAAGAAGAAATACATACTACACCCATTAATTAGGCCGGCATTAGAGAACAAGTAGGTTCAATTTTTTCACGTTTTCATAATATATATGGATCAAATCACAATGCGATGAACCAGCTTTTTTTCTAGGGACGTTGATTTTAGGTACGGAATCTAGAACGAGCTGGAATATTGCACATACCCTACGCAACACCACTTTATCTATGTTGTTTGGTCAGAAACAATCGAATTTCTCAGCAAAATCAAAATCTCTAATACATTGACATTTTGACTTCTCCAGAAAAGGGTTAAAAGAATTACCAGGTAAATCTAAAACTCAAATGGTCCTTTCTCCGCAGTCCTCGGAGAAATCTGATTTCTTTGAATTAGGAAGAGAGAATTTTAGCAAAAAGAAAGATAAATATTAGGGGCTGGTGGTGATCAGAAGAAAAAGGAAAAAAAAAAAGGAAGTTAAATTGAATGGCTCACTTTGGACTTTATATTTACATAAATAAAAGCCTTTGTTATTTTTGTAAGAACTAACCGGTTTAATCCGGTTAACCAATATCTATTAAGTAGCTCAAAACCTATGTTTCTCGTAAATACATGTTGAAGAAAACTCAGCAAACATTTGCGTACCATTTACCATTTTTACTATATAACCACTAACGATACACACATATAACGACGTCCAAAAGAGATGGCAAGCAAGTTATAGCGTAAAATTAAAAATAACCAAGGCTTGTTCGGTTTCATCGAGAGTCTTTTCATTTTTTAAAGTCAGCACAATCGCTTCATCCATTACATTCTTTGGTGATAACAGAGCCAGTCATGACATGACTAATCCCGGTATCTTAGTCGGAGTTCTTAACTCATGATTTAACATTTTTTTGTTTTACATTTTTCGGTTAAGAGACGGCTTTTATATCTCTTATTTAAGAGACGGTTGTTAGCTTTTCTTAGCTAAAATTTAAAAAAGCTAAGAACCGTCTCTTACCCAAAGCTAACTGTGGTTAATGGCAAAAGAAACAGTGATCTATAGACCTCCAAAATTATTTTATTTTTATTACATTTTTTTATAAATTATTTATAGTTTTGAAAATTTTATAACCAGTCCTGAGTGACAATACCACATAGTACAATGGAATATTGTTACTCAAACACATGTTCCTTTCATCTTCAACTTGGATAAACGAATACTATAAATTTTTGAATTTTTATTTTTGGTAAAAATGTTGGTATTATTACTAGTTTTCCATGACAAAAGGTAAGACACTAGCAGCATATGAGAGAACAAGAACAAAGCTAACTAATCTAACACAACTCTAAGGAAAGAAAGACTCACGTTGGCAAGGACTGAAGTAACACTAAACCAGAAAGCTAAAAGCGTAAGCTATATATGGATGAGACCACATCGGTTCACAATAAAACTTTCAATTTGTTTTGACTTACTGCGACAAACAGTCAGAAATAAGATACCTGAGAGTCCATCATAGATACTTTATATATATAATATGTCTTTGTAAATTGTAATTATACAGTACTATATCATAATCCGTGCGCATGCGCGCGGATAAATTTTTATAATAATGTTTATTTATTAAATAGTTTTAACATCTTGCAATCCTACAATTTTTATCGATTATAAAATAACAAATACAAATGTTGGTGTCTTAAATATATTATTGTTGTTGAATAGTTAACATATTACATCTCATTTTAATTATTTTTAAGACTTCATATGCACAAAAAGAAATTAAGTTTTGCGGCTGACACAAATCATCAAATCCAAATAAACAACATCGATTGTATAATGACGAAAGGGGATTAGGTTTTCTGCTCTCGATTTGTTTACTATTGACTTTCCATAAGTGATTTCATATTCTATCTCTATAAAGTTGTGTTTTCGGTCCCGTCTTTGTTTCATTGATATGAGTTAAGTTTCTTTTTTTTTTTAACATCTTCTATGAATTCAGTGAATTACAGAAGTGTAATTTTTTTAAAAATAGACATCTGTAAAAATTAGTTTCACTCTAGATACATATCAAAAAATCAATTTTTGAAAAACAATCACCGGCAAACTATATTAACAGGTTAGTGTTCAAATCTAATATATCAAGTTGTTATAGAATATAAGTGCAGCCTCGAAATATAAATGTCTTTTAATATATATTCACCAGCTCGGTTTAAAAATAATCTAATTCAAGAACAAAAAAATTTCTTATTTCACCAGTTCAGGTAATATCTGAATCCGAGCGGGTAATATCCGAACCCGAATGGATATCCAAAAATAACCAAACATAAGTATACTTAACCCTATATTTCTAGTTTACTTCTCTCATTTTATTCAAAATATTTATATTAATGATGCTTATTGCTCAAAATTAAATAATATACATATAATTATGGACAAAATTAATTGTTACTCACTTAAAATACATATCAATCTCTTGTTTCTTGCATTAACAAAAGTTGCATTTGTGGAAGCCCCCTTAGTCCAATGGTTTGACTAAGAGTTTATTAATGCTTCTACACCATCAGATACAAGTTTCAATTCCCGGAGAAAACGATTTATTAAACAATTATATAGACTACGGAGGAAAGACTTACAAGGGATCTTCAACATGATGCTAGTAAACTCGGTAAGACGTGATCTTCGTAGGACGGCTCAGATGATGCAGTTAGGCGTATATCCTTATAAGGCATGTTGTATTGTCGGTTGTCGTGTATTGTCTATGTAATTTTTCTCATAATTGTAATATCATAATAAATCAGCGTTAAAAAAAAACAAAAGTTGCATCTAAATTTTCAAAACAACAACTAAATTAGTGTATTTCTAACCTATTAATAGTTTATTATTTTAAAAATTAGAAAACCAGTTAAGTTAAAATATATTTTAAATACAAAAAAACTTTAAAAAATGAATAATTTATTTATTTTTTCTTCAAAATTTAAATATTCGAACCCAACCCAAAATATCTGAACCTGAACATAACATACCCGAACCCGACTCGAAATGTAGAAATACCCGAATGGGTTCCATACCTTTATACTGAAATACCCGATATTAACCCGAACGTGTATCTGAACGCCCACTCCTGCGATATCATTTGTATCTTGCTTGAACAAAAGAAAGTTAAACCATTGAATCAAAAAAATTTCAATGTGAGACTTTTACCAATTTTATTAATTTATAGTCATTTTTAAAATTTTAAAATATAACATATAAGAAAAAATCTAAATTTTTTTATTATATGCCTAATGTGATTGTTTAATTTCTTTTAATAGTATAAAATTAAACAAAAAAGAGAGAGGTTAGAAA
It encodes:
- the LOC106316995 gene encoding protein NETWORKED 4A; translated protein: MEQAKTEVEKKVSRLLKFLQNKNKIPRDSKRELLAIATDLQEHCQSLYSSIDDFQQDLDPTRSGGRSKVQSRVASSEDIENLVEQGSKLEALRNEAEEKEHALALRVKELERELGEAKAECDRRKGDLEEEIEMKAGESKQLGEMNKGLRSQISGLKLVLKETGDEISTLVNKFGKSELGLTSRIEDLKCQLRNLEQEIGFLRERNAELTGSFQVKRVEDKERVNGLMDQVSSLKHELESLRNKKVEQVTEKDMQGRSVEQETDKERNKLNEEIDHLREENKELHTRITELESSQMEREIKNTDENEDKSKKLDAELSHQKKLAKEQDDVINRLSEKVKDQERLVKEQKETIDKFSEDLKQSKRWSLGSSRDSKLNPNAIEKKIEEIAEDFRMKIEDHIRILYRRIHVAEQIHLESKNEYIKIRDIVQENKETRESLLFYQTHFKRIKDTWEKGYTRSTKKLEEAEEHTGRVARLAKEIDSAKIWVCEKKSELETLAAKLECGEAQETLLKEKLSKLEKKLAEEGTEKLSLAKVVTKFEARIKELEINVKGREIELLSLGEEKREAIRQLCVLVDYQRDRYDDLKKSVLKVSLKT